In the Leptospira limi genome, one interval contains:
- a CDS encoding alpha-hydroxy-acid oxidizing protein has translation MKSVEGKTILIIGGGLLQVPIIQTAKTMRLHTVVADMNPTSIGFQIADETILMSTKDVEGMVREAKKFSQKTTIHGVITAGTDASMTVAAVASALQLPGIRFVDAEAASNKVKMRKRLKEFGLPIPRFAPVWSMQDAKDALDELTFPLVMKPADNMGARGVIKVTNRDDLQVAFRHAKRFCPTGELILEEYMEGPELSVDALAFQGQIHMTGIADRIIERDPYFIEVGHNMPSAMPKDVLDEVERVMAGGMRALGIHLGAGKGDIKVTKQGVKIGEIAARLSGGFMSAFTYPLSTGVNLNRAALLISLGETPDNLEPVVNRVSIERSLLSKPGKLISIRGVEEIKKIEGVSEVFLQSKPGDIIKEPTNNIDKSGHVIIVSDSLKEAELVFEKVKQTIVFEVDEQFSITEKEIGDQARIRFGKDICWVCKVCDGKNCASGIPGMGGVGLMETFQDNHEALSEFKILPGYIREHVSPDIHSKFLGYDLKTPIMAAPMTGVGTNMNFVMTDADYALTVVRSFAQNGSLAWLGDGASPEKYKIMLEALKKVSGKGILICKPREDESLLLERFLQAEADGVFAIGMDIDAVNFKTMVQKNLSSVTRPLEKLMKLREKTKLPFILKGIMNAEDAKLAVEGGFSAIVVSNHGGRVLDGMPGTARVLPKIAEVVNGKIPVLVDGGIRSGMDVFKMLALGASSVLVGRPVAISLVGGEDAGIRFLLQKYSEELKQSMSVTGAKTLVDIQRSMLLHKLHG, from the coding sequence TTGAAATCAGTTGAAGGAAAAACAATCCTCATCATTGGAGGAGGGTTGTTACAGGTTCCCATCATCCAAACTGCAAAAACCATGCGTTTGCATACAGTTGTTGCTGATATGAATCCCACTTCGATTGGATTCCAAATTGCTGATGAAACCATCCTCATGTCTACAAAGGATGTGGAAGGTATGGTACGTGAGGCAAAGAAGTTTTCACAAAAAACGACAATCCATGGTGTGATCACAGCAGGAACAGATGCAAGTATGACAGTGGCCGCTGTTGCCTCTGCTTTACAACTTCCTGGCATTCGATTTGTTGATGCAGAAGCTGCATCCAATAAAGTGAAGATGCGTAAACGCCTAAAAGAATTTGGGCTTCCCATTCCTCGTTTTGCACCTGTGTGGTCGATGCAGGACGCAAAAGATGCGTTAGATGAATTAACCTTTCCTCTTGTGATGAAACCAGCTGATAATATGGGAGCTCGTGGTGTGATTAAGGTCACAAACCGTGACGACTTACAAGTTGCCTTCCGTCATGCAAAACGGTTTTGCCCCACAGGTGAATTGATTTTAGAAGAATACATGGAAGGACCTGAACTCTCCGTTGATGCCCTAGCTTTCCAAGGCCAAATCCATATGACAGGGATTGCCGATCGTATCATCGAAAGAGATCCATATTTTATCGAAGTAGGGCATAACATGCCTTCGGCGATGCCAAAAGATGTATTGGATGAAGTGGAACGCGTGATGGCAGGCGGAATGAGAGCACTTGGAATCCACTTGGGCGCTGGGAAAGGTGATATCAAAGTCACAAAACAAGGTGTAAAAATTGGAGAGATTGCCGCTAGGCTTTCCGGTGGTTTTATGTCAGCATTCACCTATCCTTTATCAACAGGAGTGAATCTAAATCGGGCCGCACTTCTCATCTCACTTGGTGAAACACCAGACAATTTAGAACCAGTTGTCAATCGAGTGTCAATTGAAAGATCCTTACTTTCCAAACCAGGAAAACTGATTTCCATACGTGGTGTTGAAGAAATCAAAAAAATCGAAGGTGTATCGGAAGTATTTTTGCAATCCAAACCTGGAGATATTATTAAAGAACCGACAAATAACATTGATAAGTCGGGTCATGTGATCATCGTTTCTGATAGTTTAAAAGAAGCAGAACTCGTTTTTGAAAAAGTAAAACAAACAATTGTTTTTGAGGTAGATGAACAATTTTCGATTACAGAAAAAGAAATTGGAGACCAAGCGCGGATTCGATTTGGAAAGGATATTTGTTGGGTCTGTAAGGTTTGTGATGGGAAAAATTGTGCATCGGGTATCCCTGGAATGGGTGGTGTTGGCCTGATGGAAACATTTCAGGACAATCATGAAGCTCTTTCTGAATTTAAAATCCTACCTGGTTACATTCGAGAACATGTAAGTCCAGACATTCATTCCAAATTTTTGGGTTATGATTTAAAAACTCCAATAATGGCAGCACCAATGACTGGTGTGGGTACCAATATGAATTTTGTTATGACCGATGCAGATTATGCCTTAACTGTTGTTCGGTCCTTTGCTCAAAATGGAAGCCTCGCTTGGTTAGGTGATGGTGCTTCTCCAGAAAAATACAAAATTATGTTAGAAGCACTTAAAAAAGTTTCTGGAAAAGGAATTCTCATTTGTAAACCAAGGGAAGATGAATCCTTACTCCTTGAACGATTTTTACAAGCGGAAGCGGACGGAGTGTTCGCCATCGGTATGGACATCGATGCTGTGAATTTTAAAACCATGGTACAGAAAAATTTATCGAGTGTCACAAGACCTCTCGAGAAACTCATGAAACTCCGAGAAAAAACAAAACTTCCTTTTATCTTAAAAGGAATCATGAATGCGGAAGATGCTAAATTAGCAGTGGAAGGTGGATTTTCTGCTATTGTTGTATCGAACCATGGTGGTCGAGTTTTGGATGGAATGCCTGGAACTGCCAGGGTGTTACCTAAAATTGCCGAAGTGGTCAATGGAAAAATCCCTGTCCTTGTAGATGGCGGAATTCGTTCTGGTATGGATGTGTTCAAAATGTTAGCTCTTGGGGCATCCTCTGTCCTCGTAGGAAGGCCAGTTGCCATTTCCCTCGTTGGTGGGGAAGATGCTGGGATACGATTTCTTTTACAAAAATATTCGGAAGAACTAAAACAGTCAATGAGTGTGACTGGCGCAAAAACTTTAGTGGACATTCAGCGCTCAATGTTGCTTCATAAACTACACGGTTGA
- the nadE gene encoding NAD(+) synthase: protein MTKSKIAAVSLNTTPLDFLGNFESIVSAIQNKESEDADLILFPELCISGYGCEDAFYRPSLWEKSIDVVNKLKTISPKQVVVVGLPIFVDSFLYNCMAVLYDGKIQALVPKFNLANTGVHYERRWFHSPQSFTNKRITIGDAEIPFGHFLFSMKNFTFAIEICEDSWSTLKPSMFYNLSGVDVILSPGASHFAMGKQNTRRQIFKETSRNQNNLQVFTNLCGNESGRIIFEGGAFFSSCGSLLKEGPRLHFTPFAITSISFDPNETRASKARNLREPSPNPNGDEFTTISLKPKGQHVKESREFFQIVDKRGEEKLANTVSAESLSHFEEFTKAVCLGLFDYLRKSKTKGYTLSLSGGADSATCALLVSTMVTIAKEENGESVFTKLGLMEKNLLVTLYQKTKNNSPITEEIAKTLSEELGCEYHSISIDEIVSSSVSIIESVKGTKLTWKEHDLALQNIQARVRSPLIWLLANLNGHLLLSTGNRSEAAVGYTTMDGDSSGSIAPLAGVSKEFLLDWLDDIQKGNNRYITPKHSIQMLRNTKPTAELKPLAEHQEDEKDLMPYPILNSIERKLVYLGMDEFNVLEELKREFPWEPQDKLFSFVQKFKKLFGISQWKRERLPPSFHLDEYGLDPKSSYRYPILSNET from the coding sequence ATGACAAAATCTAAAATTGCCGCTGTTTCACTCAATACAACCCCACTTGATTTTTTAGGCAATTTTGAAAGTATCGTTTCTGCCATCCAAAACAAAGAATCAGAAGATGCCGATCTCATCCTGTTTCCAGAACTTTGTATTTCAGGTTATGGTTGTGAAGATGCGTTTTACCGCCCAAGTCTTTGGGAAAAATCAATTGATGTTGTAAATAAACTCAAAACCATTTCGCCCAAACAAGTGGTAGTGGTGGGCCTTCCTATTTTTGTGGATTCCTTTTTGTACAACTGTATGGCGGTTTTATACGATGGCAAAATCCAGGCCCTTGTACCAAAATTCAATTTGGCAAATACAGGCGTACACTATGAACGTCGATGGTTCCACTCACCTCAATCCTTTACAAACAAACGAATCACAATCGGTGATGCAGAAATACCGTTTGGTCATTTTTTGTTTTCCATGAAAAACTTCACGTTCGCGATTGAAATTTGTGAAGACAGTTGGTCAACACTCAAACCATCTATGTTTTATAATTTATCGGGTGTGGATGTGATCCTTTCACCAGGTGCTTCCCATTTTGCGATGGGAAAACAAAATACTCGTAGGCAAATTTTTAAAGAAACAAGCCGTAACCAAAACAATTTACAAGTATTTACCAACCTCTGTGGGAATGAATCGGGAAGGATCATCTTTGAAGGAGGGGCATTTTTTTCCTCTTGTGGTTCCCTCTTAAAAGAAGGTCCAAGATTACACTTCACTCCCTTTGCCATCACCAGTATTTCCTTCGATCCAAATGAAACCAGGGCATCCAAAGCGAGGAATTTACGAGAACCAAGTCCCAATCCCAATGGAGACGAATTCACCACAATCTCCTTAAAACCAAAGGGACAACATGTGAAAGAATCTAGAGAGTTTTTCCAAATTGTAGACAAACGTGGGGAAGAGAAGTTAGCGAATACGGTTTCGGCAGAATCCTTAAGTCATTTTGAAGAATTCACAAAAGCGGTTTGTCTGGGATTATTTGACTATTTACGAAAATCCAAAACAAAAGGGTATACACTTTCGCTTTCTGGTGGAGCTGATAGTGCAACCTGTGCCTTACTTGTCTCCACCATGGTAACCATTGCCAAAGAAGAAAATGGTGAATCCGTTTTCACCAAACTAGGGTTAATGGAGAAAAATCTACTAGTTACTTTGTACCAAAAAACAAAGAATAATTCACCCATTACTGAAGAAATTGCAAAAACCTTAAGTGAAGAATTGGGATGTGAATACCATTCCATATCCATTGATGAAATTGTTTCCAGTTCTGTTTCCATCATTGAATCAGTAAAAGGAACCAAACTCACTTGGAAAGAACATGACTTAGCCTTACAAAACATCCAAGCAAGGGTTCGTTCTCCTCTCATTTGGTTACTTGCAAACTTAAATGGACATCTCCTACTCTCCACAGGGAATAGAAGTGAAGCAGCTGTTGGTTACACAACAATGGATGGAGATTCTTCGGGATCCATAGCTCCCCTTGCAGGTGTGAGTAAGGAATTTTTACTTGATTGGTTAGATGATATCCAAAAGGGAAACAATCGATACATCACTCCCAAACATTCCATTCAGATGTTACGAAATACAAAACCAACTGCGGAACTGAAACCTCTCGCCGAACACCAAGAAGACGAAAAAGATCTCATGCCATATCCCATCCTCAATTCCATTGAACGGAAATTGGTGTATTTGGGAATGGATGAATTTAATGTTTTGGAAGAATTAAAAAGAGAATTCCCTTGGGAACCACAAGACAAATTATTCAGTTTTGTACAAAAATTCAAAAAACTATTTGGAATTTCCCAATGGAAAAGAGAAAGGCTCCCTCCCTCTTTCCATTTGGATGAGTATGGACTTGATCCTAAATCGAGTTACCGGTATCCAATCCTTTCGAACGAAACTTAA
- a CDS encoding YggS family pyridoxal phosphate-dependent enzyme yields the protein MNSLSQGNPPTLIAVSKTKPYEVVKEAYLQGIREFGENYIPEAIDKFTRLRGEFPESESSVHVHHIGPVQSGTLRKLFGVFSYTHGVGSFSSLGELLKRAEKEKKKIRYFLQTNLTNENTKHGFSLETILTNKDELNKYQNEYCVWEGFMGMGPSSGDPILTKEVFTKLAQFREEHFPDQKLSMGMSGDYVLAVKLGSNFVRIGSKIFGERDYGTHSV from the coding sequence ATGAATTCCCTTTCCCAAGGGAATCCTCCAACACTCATAGCGGTATCCAAAACGAAACCCTATGAAGTAGTGAAGGAAGCTTACCTCCAAGGAATTCGAGAATTTGGAGAAAACTACATCCCAGAAGCCATTGATAAGTTCACTCGATTACGGGGAGAATTTCCAGAGTCAGAATCAAGTGTACATGTCCATCACATTGGACCCGTACAATCAGGAACCTTGCGTAAGTTATTTGGTGTTTTTTCTTATACACATGGTGTGGGATCTTTTTCTAGTCTTGGTGAACTATTAAAACGAGCTGAAAAAGAAAAAAAGAAAATTCGTTATTTTTTACAAACAAACCTGACAAATGAGAATACCAAACATGGTTTTAGTTTAGAAACGATTCTAACAAACAAAGATGAGTTAAACAAATACCAGAACGAATATTGTGTTTGGGAAGGGTTTATGGGAATGGGACCTTCTTCGGGAGATCCCATTCTAACTAAAGAGGTTTTCACAAAGTTGGCTCAGTTCCGTGAAGAACATTTTCCAGACCAAAAACTTTCTATGGGTATGAGTGGGGATTATGTGTTGGCGGTAAAACTTGGATCAAACTTTGTTCGGATTGGATCAAAAATATTTGGAGAAAGGGATTATGGCACACACTCCGTTTAA
- the mnmA gene encoding tRNA 2-thiouridine(34) synthase MnmA: MKEKEKIIVAMSGGVDSAVAAGLLMEEGYDVIGVNLRTWEYEAPACDTTKKSCCSPEDIRDARDVGLSLNIPFYVIKMEKVFGERVIDRFISDYKDGRTPNPCVECNTFVKFGALFEQAKKLGIDKIATGHYARVIEVDGRYAIRNAVDMKKNQTYYLYGLSQENIKNTVFPLGEMDKAQVREIAKRMGLPVAEKPESQEICFIPENDYRSFLKKKGIQFTPGFFKLASGQIIGKHQGKEGFTIGQRKGLGIAWKNPLYVLSIEDDGTVILGEEEETVSESFVLEEITYQALAPLSPGQSLEMKVQIRYRSAPVHCKVTSLGDTWKVEFLEDVKSVTPGQSATFYPTNGDYLYAGGIIQKGSITRKVKSNIEVSRESVPI; encoded by the coding sequence GTGAAAGAAAAAGAAAAAATCATAGTGGCGATGAGTGGTGGCGTAGACAGTGCTGTTGCAGCGGGCCTTCTCATGGAAGAAGGTTACGATGTCATTGGTGTCAACCTTAGGACTTGGGAATACGAAGCACCTGCTTGTGATACCACTAAAAAATCCTGTTGTTCCCCAGAAGACATTCGGGATGCCCGTGATGTAGGTCTTTCTCTAAACATTCCGTTTTACGTCATCAAAATGGAAAAGGTATTTGGAGAACGAGTGATCGATCGTTTTATCAGTGATTATAAAGATGGACGAACACCAAATCCTTGTGTAGAGTGTAACACCTTTGTGAAGTTTGGTGCTTTGTTTGAACAAGCTAAAAAATTAGGAATTGATAAAATCGCCACTGGCCATTATGCACGAGTGATTGAAGTGGATGGTAGGTATGCCATTCGGAATGCAGTTGATATGAAAAAAAATCAAACGTACTATTTGTACGGTTTGTCCCAAGAAAATATCAAAAATACAGTTTTCCCTTTAGGTGAGATGGACAAGGCACAGGTTCGAGAAATCGCCAAGCGTATGGGTCTCCCCGTTGCCGAAAAACCAGAGTCACAAGAAATTTGTTTTATCCCAGAAAATGATTATAGGTCTTTCCTTAAAAAAAAGGGAATTCAGTTTACCCCAGGATTTTTTAAATTAGCTTCCGGCCAAATCATTGGCAAACACCAAGGAAAGGAAGGTTTCACCATTGGCCAAAGAAAAGGCCTTGGGATCGCCTGGAAAAATCCACTCTATGTTCTTTCCATTGAAGATGATGGAACTGTTATATTAGGAGAGGAAGAAGAAACTGTTTCTGAATCTTTTGTCTTGGAAGAAATCACCTACCAAGCATTAGCACCTCTGTCTCCAGGACAATCCCTCGAAATGAAGGTACAAATCCGGTATAGAAGTGCACCTGTTCATTGTAAGGTGACTTCACTTGGTGATACTTGGAAAGTTGAATTTTTAGAAGATGTAAAAAGTGTAACACCTGGTCAGTCCGCTACGTTCTATCCAACAAACGGAGATTATCTTTATGCTGGTGGAATCATCCAAAAAGGTTCCATCACACGTAAAGTGAAATCAAACATCGAAGTTTCTAGGGAGAGTGTTCCCATTTGA
- the proC gene encoding pyrroline-5-carboxylate reductase, which translates to MAHTPFKTVGMVGLGKMGGAIAKALLAQGTKLFAFDPNLKQSPIEGVSLVSTLDALEKEAGLFVIAVKPNLVEPVLGEFTKPAIFVSIAAGISYGQLVNAAPKASTCVRVMPNLPLVSNRGAMGYYCEDEAVSHTERLFYGMGETIRIGKESLMDAVTGLSGSGPAYVLTFLQAMAEAGLQEGLSYEESLALAMETIEGTLVYFRDLRSKDHTLHPMEVRNWVTSPGGTTIHGLDALERGGFSTAVRDAVRRATERSKELGKG; encoded by the coding sequence ATGGCACACACTCCGTTTAAAACAGTTGGGATGGTGGGACTTGGAAAAATGGGAGGAGCCATTGCCAAAGCACTTTTGGCCCAAGGAACAAAACTATTTGCATTTGATCCCAACCTAAAACAATCTCCTATCGAAGGTGTTAGTTTGGTTTCTACCTTGGATGCATTAGAAAAGGAAGCAGGTTTGTTTGTGATCGCAGTGAAACCAAATCTTGTGGAGCCAGTCCTTGGAGAATTTACGAAACCTGCGATTTTTGTTTCCATTGCAGCAGGTATTTCTTATGGACAGTTGGTGAATGCCGCTCCGAAGGCATCCACTTGTGTACGAGTGATGCCGAATTTACCTCTTGTTTCCAATCGTGGTGCGATGGGGTATTATTGTGAGGACGAGGCAGTGTCCCATACCGAACGACTTTTTTATGGAATGGGAGAAACAATCCGCATTGGGAAAGAATCCCTAATGGATGCGGTCACTGGATTGTCTGGGTCAGGTCCTGCCTATGTGCTTACATTTTTGCAAGCTATGGCAGAAGCGGGGTTACAAGAGGGTCTCAGTTATGAGGAATCTTTGGCTCTTGCGATGGAAACCATAGAAGGAACTCTTGTGTATTTCCGTGACTTACGTTCCAAAGACCACACTCTTCATCCAATGGAAGTGCGCAATTGGGTGACTTCCCCTGGTGGGACTACCATTCATGGACTGGATGCTTTGGAACGAGGCGGTTTTTCTACCGCAGTTCGGGATGCTGTTCGGAGAGCAACAGAGAGAAGTAAAGAATTGGGAAAGGGATAA
- a CDS encoding 3-deoxy-D-manno-octulosonic acid transferase produces MVYFFYNILLFKIWILLKFVSLFSKKIRTEISKRKRSLDSLYKNPPNGKTVIWFHSASVGELDQAKALAETIRRHRPEVFIIQSVFSSSVKESAFLDPLANCYFYLPFDLPFAYNKIFKQFRPKYLFIMAWDTWPNLLKKANQFGTKSYLCCASLSSQSSRKNPLVRLLTKSSFQYLSGIYPSHQLMAKEFEGLVSTDSDFLVLGDTRFESVWNKLETKFPNPIFTEFVQKQKEYLLTNKPVILGSTYPICESYFLNYLETHADNHSYWIFPHQWESKRMLEWKAKLQRYGSVTVFSELKENEPLPKFLLFDLLGILAFAYRYASFAYVGGGFHNRIHNTIEPAALGLPIITGPRIQNAPEALVMQELGGLFKTVSESDFCSHFYELTKNSELREKMGSINRNFVVENRGASEKIYNRVFPYDKI; encoded by the coding sequence ATGGTATATTTTTTTTACAACATTCTATTATTCAAAATTTGGATCTTATTAAAATTCGTATCCCTCTTCTCCAAAAAAATCCGAACTGAGATTTCCAAACGGAAACGTTCTCTGGATTCTCTGTACAAAAATCCACCCAATGGTAAAACTGTGATCTGGTTCCATTCGGCAAGTGTAGGTGAACTTGACCAAGCAAAAGCATTAGCGGAAACCATACGCCGGCATCGGCCTGAAGTATTTATCATCCAATCCGTGTTTTCCTCTTCCGTAAAAGAATCTGCTTTTTTGGACCCATTGGCAAACTGTTACTTTTATTTGCCTTTTGACTTACCGTTTGCTTATAATAAAATCTTCAAACAATTTCGACCCAAATATTTATTCATCATGGCTTGGGATACATGGCCCAATCTTTTAAAAAAAGCCAATCAGTTTGGAACAAAATCCTATCTTTGTTGTGCTAGTTTGTCTTCCCAGTCTTCCAGGAAAAATCCATTGGTTCGCCTTCTCACCAAATCTTCCTTCCAATACCTTTCTGGAATTTATCCAAGCCACCAATTGATGGCCAAGGAATTTGAAGGTTTGGTTTCCACAGACTCTGACTTTTTAGTTTTAGGAGACACAAGGTTTGAGTCGGTTTGGAATAAATTGGAAACAAAATTTCCAAATCCAATTTTTACTGAATTCGTACAAAAACAAAAAGAGTATCTTTTAACAAACAAACCAGTGATCCTTGGTTCCACGTATCCAATCTGTGAGTCATATTTTTTAAACTATTTAGAAACACATGCAGACAATCATTCCTATTGGATATTCCCTCACCAATGGGAATCCAAACGGATGTTAGAATGGAAAGCTAAACTGCAACGTTATGGGTCAGTCACAGTTTTTTCTGAATTAAAAGAAAATGAACCACTTCCTAAATTTTTACTTTTTGATCTTTTAGGGATTCTTGCTTTTGCGTATCGATATGCTAGTTTTGCTTACGTAGGTGGTGGTTTTCACAACCGAATCCACAATACCATTGAACCTGCTGCCTTAGGCCTTCCCATCATCACAGGTCCAAGAATCCAAAACGCACCAGAAGCACTCGTTATGCAAGAATTAGGTGGTCTTTTCAAAACGGTATCAGAATCAGATTTTTGTTCCCATTTTTATGAACTGACAAAAAACAGCGAACTTAGGGAAAAGATGGGAAGTATCAATCGAAACTTTGTTGTAGAAAATAGAGGTGCATCGGAAAAGATTTATAACCGAGTTTTTCCGTATGACAAAATCTAA
- a CDS encoding LIC_20245 family lipoprotein, with product MGIQKKLLFVSISLIGLFFLILLMLGGEDEDEIRRKKEKGSVALSFLGGGPSNPKGTNRLGVRGEESGSIFDSDYYNAGGMRYEDDPNIAAGESGEIPINPQTGKPYPPEAMQAFEELREQFPDNDLIPKRMTAEEKKKQTEFNQKLTRATNSVFGGNANASDLTTYYGHVRKQGKDRLEIINYLIESQGGDDPEMDKKFQEILKNIQFQNEQIEKEAASAYEKAGLPPPT from the coding sequence ATGGGAATCCAAAAAAAATTACTCTTTGTCTCCATTTCCCTCATTGGGCTTTTTTTTCTCATCCTCCTTATGCTCGGTGGAGAGGATGAAGACGAGATCCGTCGTAAAAAAGAAAAAGGTTCTGTTGCGCTTTCCTTCTTAGGTGGTGGGCCATCGAACCCAAAGGGGACAAACCGACTCGGGGTTCGTGGGGAAGAATCCGGATCCATCTTCGATTCCGATTATTATAATGCGGGTGGGATGCGGTATGAAGACGACCCAAATATTGCGGCTGGAGAATCGGGTGAAATTCCAATCAACCCACAAACAGGGAAACCCTATCCTCCTGAGGCAATGCAAGCCTTTGAGGAATTAAGAGAACAATTCCCAGACAATGACCTCATTCCCAAACGAATGACGGCAGAAGAAAAGAAAAAACAAACTGAATTCAATCAGAAACTCACTAGAGCCACAAACTCTGTGTTTGGTGGCAATGCGAATGCTTCTGATTTAACTACGTATTACGGTCATGTTCGGAAACAAGGAAAGGATCGACTAGAGATCATCAATTATCTCATCGAATCACAAGGTGGGGATGATCCTGAAATGGATAAAAAGTTCCAGGAAATTTTAAAAAACATCCAATTCCAAAACGAACAAATCGAAAAAGAAGCAGCGAGTGCCTATGAAAAAGCGGGACTTCCGCCACCTACTTAA
- a CDS encoding sensor domain-containing diguanylate cyclase, with amino-acid sequence MSFKENTDIVFEHYEKKIYDQKQLLEISRALNSTLDYKYLIDAILNICLAQLQTLHAAMYLEPEIDLGIFKLEPQSIKGFELSTDEQNYEIKIDSPLIHYFEEKPKAITMDQILQMEVLNKIPDIEYLRKMGAEILVPLNAKGKVNGLLVLGDKMTSEEFLEDEKEFMTTLANLAGIAVDNARLYELATVDMMTGLKIHHYFQTKLKEEMERCRKKGTKLSLLFTDVDKFKTFNDTYGHQAGDVVLIEVAKQLIGKAQRHHIPARYGGEEFCLVMPGATEEEAIAKGEEIRKAVEEMVVKNPNDGSDLKVTLSVGVSSFRATDRNNKDLIERADKALYQAKHSGRNRTICYKD; translated from the coding sequence TTGTCTTTTAAAGAAAACACTGATATCGTTTTTGAGCATTACGAAAAAAAAATCTACGACCAAAAACAACTACTGGAAATCTCCCGTGCATTAAATTCCACGTTAGACTATAAGTACTTAATTGATGCAATTCTTAACATCTGTTTGGCGCAGTTGCAGACTCTACATGCCGCCATGTATCTTGAGCCAGAAATTGACCTAGGAATTTTTAAATTAGAACCCCAATCGATCAAAGGATTTGAGTTAAGCACTGACGAACAAAACTACGAAATCAAAATCGATAGCCCACTCATCCATTATTTTGAAGAAAAACCAAAAGCCATCACAATGGACCAAATCCTGCAAATGGAAGTCCTAAACAAAATTCCTGATATTGAGTACCTTCGTAAAATGGGAGCAGAAATCCTTGTCCCTCTGAATGCGAAGGGTAAGGTCAATGGGTTACTTGTCCTTGGGGACAAGATGACTTCCGAAGAATTTTTAGAAGATGAAAAAGAATTTATGACAACCCTTGCCAACCTTGCAGGGATTGCCGTGGACAATGCAAGACTCTATGAACTTGCCACAGTGGATATGATGACGGGTTTAAAAATCCATCACTACTTCCAAACCAAACTCAAAGAAGAAATGGAACGTTGCCGTAAAAAAGGTACCAAATTATCGCTTTTATTTACCGATGTGGACAAATTCAAAACGTTCAATGATACCTATGGCCACCAAGCCGGGGATGTTGTCCTCATCGAAGTAGCTAAACAACTTATTGGGAAAGCACAACGACACCATATCCCCGCACGGTATGGTGGAGAAGAGTTTTGCCTTGTGATGCCTGGTGCCACAGAAGAGGAAGCGATTGCCAAAGGCGAAGAAATCCGTAAAGCAGTGGAAGAGATGGTGGTCAAAAATCCAAACGATGGTTCAGACTTAAAAGTCACACTTTCCGTTGGGGTTTCTAGTTTTCGTGCCACTGACAGAAACAATAAAGACCTCATTGAACGTGCGGACAAAGCCCTGTACCAAGCCAAACATTCTGGTCGAAACCGCACAATTTGTTATAAAGATTAG
- a CDS encoding flagellar filament outer layer protein FlaA: MQIIKKITFFLGFLLSFASLLSLPRPHDPDELGRVQILKSALAMDSHYLLYLVEDFEGERPWDFYRVDSFLAETQFAASVAKSDAFLEETKLLKESGYPNLQNQTSFLLQSYVENPRLDHWEIRPKEPVLLPLGMPIQGILWVYSEGHHINLSMGLSQKKSKDLYFDLGTLNFVGWRRLEFKITLPKENTRLIQSMSFPISFSSFRLKSLASQKKGEFHLYFDNLCFVIDKRTFSYPGSEVNDTWGNKR, from the coding sequence ATGCAGATCATAAAAAAAATCACATTCTTTCTAGGTTTCTTACTGAGTTTTGCCAGTCTTCTGTCTCTTCCGAGACCCCATGACCCAGACGAACTCGGCCGCGTCCAGATTTTAAAATCAGCTCTGGCAATGGACAGTCATTACCTACTCTACCTTGTCGAAGACTTTGAAGGCGAAAGGCCATGGGATTTTTACCGTGTGGATTCCTTTTTGGCCGAAACACAATTTGCCGCCTCCGTTGCCAAATCAGATGCGTTTTTAGAAGAAACAAAATTACTAAAAGAATCAGGTTATCCCAACTTACAAAACCAAACCAGTTTCCTATTACAAAGTTATGTAGAAAACCCACGACTTGACCATTGGGAAATCAGACCAAAAGAACCAGTCCTTCTCCCATTAGGGATGCCCATCCAAGGGATCCTTTGGGTGTATTCTGAAGGTCATCATATCAATTTGAGTATGGGACTCTCACAAAAAAAATCGAAGGACTTGTATTTTGATTTGGGAACTCTCAATTTTGTAGGTTGGCGAAGGCTTGAATTTAAAATCACTTTGCCAAAAGAAAATACGAGGCTCATCCAATCGATGTCGTTTCCTATCTCGTTTTCATCCTTTCGATTAAAAAGTTTGGCTTCTCAAAAAAAAGGTGAGTTCCATTTGTATTTTGATAATCTTTGTTTTGTGATTGATAAACGTACTTTTAGTTATCCAGGTTCGGAAGTAAATGATACTTGGGGTAACAAACGCTAA